From the Maioricimonas rarisocia genome, one window contains:
- a CDS encoding UxaA family hydrolase: protein MAPIDDQPFLQLHPDDDIVIARRSAPAGTAWIAADGQWQVVSRESIDLGHKMAIRPVEVGQPVRKYGQLIGYASTAIEPGEWVHLHNLGMGELKHNYEFSTEVPAPPEPITGRTFMGYRRPDGRAATRNYIGIVSTVNCSATSSARIARHFDESILSDYPNVDGVVALTHKGGCAMEFDGADHRQLARTLAGFAKHPNIAAYLVVGLGCETSQASYLANSQELVQIAIPGQEPDHLPLTMNIQDVGGVAKTVERGIEVLKEMLPEVNRAEREPIPVSELILATECGGSDGNSGVTANPALGIASDLLVAHGGTVILSEVPEIYGGEHLLTRRARTPEIGQKLLERIRWWEKYAKKFDATIDNNPSVGNKRGGLTTIYEKSLGAIAKAGSTALQDVYEYAEPVTSKGFVVMDTPGYDPPSVTGMVAGGANVVVFTTGRGSCFGCKPVPTIKVATNTPMYERMRDDMDLNAGRILDGASLSEVGQEIFEKIVAVASGEPTLSEAQGIGDEEFCPWSPGPIF, encoded by the coding sequence ATGGCCCCCATCGACGATCAGCCGTTTCTGCAGCTTCATCCGGACGATGATATCGTCATCGCCCGCCGTTCTGCGCCCGCAGGGACGGCGTGGATCGCTGCCGACGGTCAGTGGCAGGTCGTCAGCCGCGAATCGATCGATCTGGGGCACAAGATGGCGATCCGCCCCGTCGAAGTCGGGCAGCCGGTCCGCAAGTACGGCCAGTTGATCGGGTACGCCTCGACCGCGATTGAACCGGGCGAGTGGGTGCACCTGCACAACCTCGGCATGGGGGAACTGAAGCACAACTACGAGTTCTCGACCGAGGTTCCCGCCCCGCCGGAGCCGATCACCGGCCGCACCTTTATGGGGTATCGCAGACCCGATGGTCGTGCGGCGACGCGAAACTACATTGGCATCGTCAGCACGGTGAACTGCTCGGCGACCTCGTCAGCTCGGATCGCCCGCCACTTCGACGAGTCGATTCTCTCGGACTACCCCAACGTCGACGGCGTGGTGGCGCTGACGCACAAAGGGGGCTGCGCAATGGAGTTCGATGGTGCCGACCACCGTCAACTTGCCCGCACCCTCGCCGGCTTCGCGAAACACCCGAACATCGCTGCCTACCTGGTCGTCGGGCTGGGCTGTGAAACCTCGCAGGCTTCGTACCTGGCCAACTCGCAGGAACTGGTCCAGATCGCCATTCCCGGACAGGAGCCGGACCATCTGCCGTTGACGATGAACATTCAGGACGTGGGCGGCGTGGCGAAGACGGTCGAGCGGGGAATCGAGGTTCTCAAGGAGATGCTTCCGGAAGTGAATCGTGCCGAGCGGGAGCCGATCCCGGTCTCGGAACTGATCCTCGCGACCGAGTGCGGTGGAAGCGACGGCAACAGCGGCGTGACGGCGAACCCGGCTCTGGGAATCGCCAGTGACCTGCTGGTTGCCCATGGGGGAACGGTGATCCTCTCCGAAGTGCCGGAGATCTACGGTGGCGAGCATCTGCTGACGCGCCGGGCCCGGACTCCCGAGATCGGGCAGAAACTGCTGGAACGGATTCGCTGGTGGGAGAAGTACGCGAAGAAGTTCGACGCGACGATCGACAACAACCCGTCGGTCGGGAACAAGCGTGGCGGGCTCACCACCATCTACGAGAAGTCGCTCGGGGCCATCGCCAAGGCGGGAAGTACGGCACTGCAGGACGTCTACGAGTATGCCGAGCCGGTGACGTCCAAAGGCTTCGTCGTTATGGATACGCCTGGCTACGACCCGCCGTCGGTGACCGGAATGGTGGCCGGGGGGGCGAACGTTGTCGTCTTTACGACCGGTCGCGGAAGCTGCTTCGGCTGCAAGCCGGTCCCCACGATCAAGGTCGCGACCAACACGCCGATGTACGAACGGATGCGGGACGACATGGACCTCAATGCCGGCCGTATCCTCGATGGAGCCAGCCTGAGCGAGGTCGGCCAGGAGATCTTCGAGAAGATCGTGGCAGTGGCCAGTGGTGAGCCGACGCTCAGCGAGGCACAGGGAATCGGCGACGAAGAATTCTGCCCGTGGTCGCCGGGACCAATCTTCTGA
- a CDS encoding tetratricopeptide repeat protein, translating to MQLKPSTDGTLGSPVFFLILLVLAVVIAYANSVGNGFVWLDRTEIVEGGYRILSKEDARSVWVTSLDEYQFRNHGGVRAGSGYWRPVYALSITADWALFGNNPFWYHLENVLLHGLCCVSLFLLGLRLLPQTRDAVPIAGLATLLFAVHPLGTQSVTWISGRKDLLCSLFGVWSLLAGLYGLQSRRPGVRCSGVAASLTFWLLAAGCKELALVVPAIATTVVVAGRGSDRLPFFREGLVWLAVLWCGAGGLWLFRASIGLTGLNAAWPSDSLATNLLTLSALWWHFVLRVFWPFPPMLSDRWMLVDGSAPAAAWLLALAIPLIVLLCGWWIWKRRAPALALAWYLIWMLPASGLVPLRHWRAERYLYPASWGLLLLAVWLSWRWIARNRLWMPRLVAGVWVLAAGGLATATVLENRYWKDDLTLFAHAVEQDPLYAEGQTALAAAWLEEGEAEAAVRHSALADRARQQPGSLSYCSPLILHANWGHALYQLGRIDEAQQQFGQALRVQPDNALMHYQLGVCVVAQDTSTEGLQRARDHFRKAVENDPKHAPSIGNLGFVELQLGNLHASVTILQPLIDVKAATSTDLRNYASAQLAIALQSRESSASAAAASLERAGAAFETLVSGGDATAQDWAKLAWVRLLSGDRARAEAALEEGRGLDPDDSLVRLIGAKLRAARR from the coding sequence ATGCAGTTAAAACCCAGCACAGACGGGACTCTCGGCAGTCCCGTCTTTTTTTTGATCCTCCTCGTTCTGGCTGTCGTGATCGCGTATGCCAATTCGGTGGGCAACGGCTTCGTCTGGCTCGACCGGACCGAGATCGTTGAGGGTGGCTACCGCATCCTCTCGAAAGAGGATGCCCGCAGTGTCTGGGTCACCTCTCTCGATGAGTATCAGTTTCGCAACCACGGCGGCGTGCGAGCCGGAAGCGGATACTGGCGGCCCGTGTACGCCCTCAGCATCACTGCTGACTGGGCTTTGTTCGGAAACAATCCGTTCTGGTATCACCTCGAGAACGTCCTGCTGCACGGACTCTGCTGCGTCAGCCTCTTCCTGCTGGGCCTGCGGCTTCTTCCTCAAACCCGCGACGCAGTTCCGATCGCTGGTCTCGCAACACTCCTGTTTGCCGTCCATCCACTTGGCACACAGTCGGTCACCTGGATCAGTGGACGCAAGGATCTCCTCTGCTCGCTGTTCGGGGTCTGGTCCCTCCTGGCGGGTCTGTACGGACTGCAGAGTCGCCGGCCGGGCGTGCGTTGCAGCGGTGTTGCCGCGTCGCTGACGTTCTGGCTGCTCGCTGCCGGCTGCAAGGAACTGGCACTCGTGGTCCCGGCGATCGCCACGACAGTCGTTGTGGCCGGGAGGGGCTCCGACCGGCTGCCGTTCTTCCGGGAAGGTCTTGTCTGGCTGGCGGTGCTCTGGTGCGGAGCAGGGGGGCTGTGGCTGTTTCGCGCCAGCATCGGGCTGACAGGGCTCAATGCCGCATGGCCATCCGACTCCCTCGCCACGAATCTCCTGACGCTCTCGGCACTCTGGTGGCACTTTGTCCTGCGGGTCTTCTGGCCGTTTCCTCCGATGCTGAGCGACCGCTGGATGCTCGTCGACGGGAGTGCGCCGGCAGCCGCCTGGTTACTGGCACTGGCAATCCCGCTGATCGTGCTGCTGTGCGGCTGGTGGATCTGGAAGCGCCGCGCCCCGGCTCTGGCCCTGGCGTGGTACCTGATCTGGATGCTGCCCGCATCCGGCCTGGTCCCCCTGCGACACTGGAGAGCCGAGCGCTACCTGTACCCGGCCTCGTGGGGACTTCTGCTGCTTGCCGTCTGGCTCAGCTGGAGATGGATCGCTCGAAATCGTCTCTGGATGCCCCGGCTGGTGGCGGGAGTCTGGGTGCTGGCAGCGGGAGGGCTGGCGACGGCGACGGTCCTCGAAAACCGCTACTGGAAAGATGACCTGACGCTGTTTGCGCATGCGGTCGAGCAGGATCCGCTCTACGCGGAGGGCCAGACCGCACTGGCAGCTGCGTGGCTGGAAGAGGGAGAGGCGGAAGCCGCGGTGCGACACTCGGCACTGGCTGATCGGGCCCGCCAGCAGCCCGGCTCACTCAGCTACTGCTCACCGCTGATTCTGCACGCGAACTGGGGACACGCTCTGTACCAGCTGGGGCGCATTGACGAAGCACAGCAGCAGTTCGGGCAGGCACTGCGCGTTCAGCCCGACAATGCTCTGATGCATTACCAGCTCGGTGTCTGCGTGGTGGCTCAGGACACGTCGACGGAGGGACTCCAGCGGGCACGGGATCACTTTCGGAAGGCTGTTGAAAACGACCCGAAACACGCGCCGTCAATTGGCAACCTTGGCTTCGTCGAGCTGCAGCTCGGGAATCTCCACGCCTCGGTCACGATCCTCCAGCCGCTGATTGACGTGAAGGCCGCAACGTCGACGGACCTCCGCAATTATGCTTCGGCCCAACTGGCGATCGCCCTGCAGAGTCGCGAGTCGTCTGCATCCGCTGCGGCAGCATCACTGGAGCGGGCCGGTGCCGCATTCGAGACACTTGTATCCGGCGGCGATGCCACGGCCCAGGACTGGGCGAAGCTGGCTTGGGTGCGTCTGCTTTCGGGAGACCGCGCACGGGCCGAGGCCGCCCTTGAAGAAGGTCGCGGCCTCGATCCTGATGACAGTCTGGTTCGGCTGATCGGTGCGAAGCTTCGTGCCGCCCGCCGGTAG
- a CDS encoding PEP-CTERM sorting domain-containing protein produces MPRLVLMLVATMAISLTASETAFSAPIFLDYSGFDTRLSELAASAGIAAFSGAEIDTIKANIKSDLETIYSDFDATFTETDPGGVTDIWFGGTTAPGGLGVADGIDFGNMVLDDLSRVFSANFDFIIEAGDARATQIDELSAALSGTAAHELGHNLGLRHHDAYGDLTYTGGTIATGGAQNAFIMATGSTGLSETGRETTRTFNTHEKVKLSFASGFNASLPTTLSETADFASTIAAATAASALTLDPLAVVTRSAINILGEITTSGDSDIFRLDLTSGTTLTADVNNDFSGVFPPGFANGNTELRIYDPTGTLVASNTVSAYSGNTFGAGGFGDGFDPALFNVPITATGNWFVEVVGEGGATGDYQLLLHADTVTSSTVVPEPSSFALLGVGLMSAGAWRRRRQRKDQNEKQNAV; encoded by the coding sequence ATGCCACGACTGGTTCTAATGCTCGTCGCCACGATGGCGATTTCGCTGACAGCTTCGGAGACGGCCTTTTCCGCCCCGATCTTCCTGGACTACTCCGGCTTTGATACTCGCCTGAGTGAGCTGGCGGCTTCAGCCGGTATCGCCGCGTTCTCGGGGGCGGAAATCGACACCATCAAGGCCAACATCAAGTCGGATCTCGAGACCATCTATTCGGACTTCGACGCGACGTTCACCGAAACGGACCCGGGTGGGGTGACGGACATCTGGTTTGGCGGTACGACTGCCCCGGGCGGACTCGGCGTAGCCGACGGAATCGATTTCGGCAACATGGTGCTGGACGACCTGTCTCGGGTCTTCTCGGCAAACTTCGACTTCATTATCGAAGCGGGCGACGCCAGGGCCACGCAGATTGACGAGCTGTCGGCGGCACTGTCCGGGACCGCGGCTCATGAACTCGGCCACAACCTCGGTCTGCGACATCACGACGCTTACGGAGATCTGACCTACACGGGTGGGACGATCGCCACCGGCGGAGCCCAGAATGCCTTCATTATGGCCACCGGGAGCACGGGCCTCAGCGAAACCGGCCGGGAGACGACTCGCACGTTCAATACGCATGAGAAGGTGAAGCTGTCGTTTGCCTCCGGCTTTAATGCCTCTCTCCCGACGACCCTGTCCGAGACCGCCGATTTCGCCAGCACCATTGCGGCTGCGACGGCCGCGTCCGCACTGACACTCGACCCGCTTGCGGTCGTGACCCGTTCGGCGATCAACATTCTGGGCGAGATCACAACGAGTGGCGACTCCGACATCTTCCGCCTGGACCTGACGTCCGGTACGACGCTGACAGCCGACGTCAACAACGACTTCAGCGGCGTCTTCCCGCCCGGTTTCGCCAATGGCAATACCGAACTGCGAATCTACGATCCGACCGGCACTCTCGTCGCATCGAATACAGTTTCGGCATACTCCGGTAATACCTTCGGAGCAGGAGGCTTCGGCGATGGGTTCGATCCCGCACTGTTCAATGTTCCGATCACAGCCACGGGAAACTGGTTCGTCGAAGTCGTCGGAGAAGGCGGTGCTACGGGTGACTACCAGCTTCTTCTTCATGCGGATACCGTCACGTCGAGCACGGTCGTCCCCGAACCCTCGTCATTCGCTTTGCTGGGCGTCGGCCTGATGTCGGCCGGGGCATGGCGTCGCCGCCGGCAGCGGAAAGATCAGAACGAAAAACAGAACGCTGTCTGA